A portion of the Cryptomeria japonica chromosome 5, Sugi_1.0, whole genome shotgun sequence genome contains these proteins:
- the LOC131063121 gene encoding uncharacterized protein LOC131063121, with translation MKNLMRGSRCEKRISTDGLSADEALGPKAAIPFKWEEAPGKAKPKEEGELAVPHIKQDGELYNQLLCKGDSMGHSSGSLYSSIDAGSIPFEWEEEPGKPKTPARDEGMLPLNPPPALQSPDRIGSPFRASASPVRGSTSRRWHSQNLMKWMFHNQRNKVPKDSNSGTVKTHISVSQELGSSKSSRISEFPASFLRAKSSHGRLEFTSKISSSSNSSQTESGRIGSSRRGYWWSLHTSNNKSSNLCNPNPTEHHISDEQNAAEKGADLAQKSKDDNDENLASEGEESLDFHDVIAEILKSEVVKEEMKSTINNGDKKEEVTLQRTAETNMELEIMMRFAQINVGKKKIVQRHAYKISDAAQPGGFFHCLPLCLFAPRRAKIYEDCMDSITSHYNAVSKSNLDLERGF, from the exons ATGAAGAACCTGATGAGAGGATCCCGCTGTGAGAAGAGGATTTCTACAGATGGATTATCAGCTGATGAGGCCTTAGGACCAAAGGCTGCAATTCCCTTCAAGTGGGAAGAAGCTCCAGGCAAAGCAAAACCCAAGGAAGAAGGGGAATTGGCTGTTCCCCATATCAAACAGGATGGTGAGTTATACAACCAGTTGCTTTGTAAGGGAGATAGCATGGGGCACTCCTCTGGATCGCTGTACAGTTCGATCGATGCTGGGTCCATTCCATTTGAGTGGGAAGAAGAACCAGGAAAGCCCAAAACTCCAGCTCGGGATGAAGGAATGTTGCCCCTCAATCCTCCCCCAGCTCTTCAGTCACCTGACCGGATTGGCTCTCCTTTTAGGGCCTCTGCTTCCCCTGTTAGGGGCTCTACTAGTCGCAGATGGCActctcaaaacttaatgaaatggATGTTCCATAACCAACGGAACAAGGTGCCCAAGGATTCGAACTCGGGCACTGTCAAAACTCATATTTCTGTTTCTCAG GAATTAGGATCCTCTAAATCGAGCAGGATTAGTGAATTTCCAGCCAGTTTTCTTCGCGCAAAGAGCTCTCATGGCAGATTGGAGTTCACTTCTAAAATTTCTTCCTCCTCAAATTCTTCCCAGACAGAATCTGGAAGAATAGGTTCATCTCGTCGAGGATACTGGTGGTCGCTGCATACAAGTAATAACAAATCAAGTAATTTGTGTAACCCTAACCCTACCGAACATCACATCTCAGATGAACAGAATGCAGCAGAAAAAGGAGCTGATCTTGCTCAAAAGAGTAAAGATGATAATGATGAGAATTTAGCAAGTGAAGGAGAGGAAAGCCTAGACTTTCACGATGTCATTGCAGAGATTCTCAAATCTGAAGTAGTGAAGGAAGAAATGAAGTCCACAATAAataatggtgataaaaaggaagAAGTGACTCTCCAGAGAACAGCTGAGACGAACatggaattggaaattatgatgaGATTTGCACAGATCAATGTagggaagaagaaaattgtgcaGAGGCACGCTTACAAAATTTCAGATGCAGCACAGCCTGGAGGCTTCTTCCATTGTCTG CCTTTGTGTTTATTTGCACCACGGCGAGCCAAGATATATGAAGATTGCATGGATTCCATCACTTCACACTATAATGCAGTTTCTAAGAGCAACCTCGATCTTGAGAGAGGATTTTGA